A single Phoenix dactylifera cultivar Barhee BC4 chromosome 1, palm_55x_up_171113_PBpolish2nd_filt_p, whole genome shotgun sequence DNA region contains:
- the LOC103710668 gene encoding probable galacturonosyltransferase 4 isoform X1 has protein sequence MVRRKPVLVLLCFTVLAPIFLYTDRLSSFPSSISNDDFIEDVSNVQAFGNEVGKLNALPQELTNAVKEPIGIVYPDNSINSHQISVQSRDVSATSNAQVQLFTEVPLRKSGEHKSRVLSATDERNLSEKGSVIEQVVNRRIGKDDSEKSKAEEENKELGSQQTEVQSTPEKQESKSQKKSEETTHKVDPEKLKTAPQDRNSSSTVMPDARVRHLRDQLIRAKVFLGLGATRTNPQYIRELRLRIREVQRTLGDATKDSDLPRNANEKLKVMEQTLAKGKQIQDDCAAVIKKLRAMLHSMEEQLRVNKKQAVFLTQLAAKTLPKGLHCLPLRLSTEYYALDPSQQQFPNQEKLEDPNLHHYALFSDNILAAAVVVNSTVSNAKHPSNLVFHVVTDRLNYAAMKMWFLSNPPGKAAIHVQNIEEFTWLNASYSPVLKQLGSQSMIDYYFRTHHANSDPNLKFRNPKYLSILNHLRFYLPEIFPKLNKVVFLDDDIVVQKDLSGLWTINLKGKVNGAVETCGESFHRFDRYLNFSNPLISKNFDPHACGWAYGMNVFDLVEWRKQNITEVYHSWQRLNHDRLLWKLGSLPPGLITFWNRTFPLDRAWHILGLGYNPHVAQKEIERAAVIHYNGNMKPWLEIGVPKYRNYWSKYVDYDQVFLRECNISP, from the exons ATGGTGAGACGGAAGCCAGTTTTGGTGTTGCTGTGCTTCACGGTGCTTGCTCCCATCTTTCTTTACACCGATCGGCTCTCGTCCTTCCCCAGTTCCATCT CGAATGACGATTTTATCGAGGACGTCTCTAATGTG cagGCTTTTGGGAACGAGGTTGGGAAACTAAACGCTCTACCTCAG GAGTTGACTAATGCTGTAAAAGAGCCGATTGGGATCGTCTATCCTGATAATTCGATCAATTCCCATCAGATTTCAGTTCAATCTAGAGATGTCTCGGCGACATCAAACGCTCAAG TTCAATTATTTACAGAAGTGCCACTACGGAAATCTGGAGAGCATAAGAGCAGGGTGTTGTCTGCCACAGATGAGAGAAACCTTTCAGAAAAAGGGAGCGTGATTGAGCAAGTAGTCAACAGGAGAATCGGAAAAGATGATTCAGAGAAGTCCAAAGCAGAGGAAGAGAACAAGGAATTGGGATCCCAACAGACAGAGGTTCAAAGTACGCCAGAGAAACAG GAAAGTAAGTCTCAAAAGAAATCTGAAGAAACAACTCATAAGGTTGATCCGGAAAAACTTAAGACAGCACCCCAAGATAGAAACAGTAGTAGCACTGTTATGCCTGATGCTAGAGTCCGGCATCTCAGGGATCAGTTGATCAGGGCAAAGGTCTTCCTTGGCCTTGGAGCAACCAGGACCAATCCTCAGTATATCAGGGAGTTACGCTTGCGTATAAGAGAAGTTCAGCGAACACTTGGGGATGCAACCAAGGACTCGGACTTACCAAGGAA TGCCAATGAGAAACTGAAAGTAATGGAACAAACTTTGGCCAAGGGCAAGCAAATTCAGGATGACTGTGCTGCTGTCATTAAAAAGCTGCGTGCCATGCTTCACTCGATGGAGGAACAGTTACGTGTTAATAAGAAGCAGGCAGTGTTTTTAACCCAACTTGCAGCTAAAACCCTCCCTAAAGGTCTTCATTGCCTTCCCTTGAGGCTCTCCACTGAATACTACGCCTTGGATCCCAGTCAACAGCAATTTCCAAATCAAGAAAAGCTCGAAGATCCTAACctccatcactatgcattattcTCGGATAACATATTGGCAGCTGCAGTTGTTGTGAACTCAACTGTTTCCAATGCTAAG CACCCTTCAAATCTTGTTTTCCACGTAGTCACTGACAGGCTCAACTATGCAGCAATGAAGATGTGGTTTTTATCTAATCCACCTGGAAAAGCTGCCATCCATGTTCAGAACATTGAAGAATTTACATGGCTGAATGCTAGCTACAGTCCAGTACTGAAACAGCTTGGTTCTCAGTCAATGATTGACTATTACTTTAggactcatcatgcaaactctGACCCAAACTTGAAATTCCGAAACCCAAAATACCTTTCAATCCTGAATCATCTGCGGTTTTACCTACCTGAGATCTTCCCAAAGCTGAATAAGGTGGTGTTTCTAGATGATGATATTGTAGTACAGAAGGACCTGAGTGGCCTTTGGACAATCAATCTGAAAGGGAAGGTTAATGGTGCGGTTGAAACTTGTGGAGAAAGCTTCCATCGTTTTGATAGATATTTGAACTTCTCAAACCCTCTCATTTCCAAAAATTTTGACCCTCATGCCTGTGGCTGGGCCTATGGAATGAATGTGTTTGATTTGGTCGAGTGGAGGAAGCAAAACATAACAGAAGTCTACCACTCCTGGCAGCGGCTG AACCATGACAGGCTGCTATGGAAGCTGGGAAGTCTGCCGCCTGGTTTGATAACATTCTGGAATCGTACTTTCCCCCTTGACCGAGCATGGCATATTCTTGGCCTGGGTTATAACCCACACGTTGCTCAGAAGGAAATTGAAAGAGCAGCAGTGATACATTACAATGGAAACATGAAGCCTTGGCTAGAGATAGGCGTGCCCAAGTATCGCAACTACTGGTCTAAATATGTGGACTATGATCAAGTATTTCTACGGGAATGCAACATCTCTCCTTAG